One Deltaproteobacteria bacterium genomic region harbors:
- a CDS encoding HTTM domain-containing protein, producing the protein MDAASLVFFRVAFGTVMAAAVVRYFAYGWIDSLFVRPRFFFAYPGFEWIRPWPAWGMHLHFAALGVLALAIAAGCCTRLSLALFALGFTWVHLLDKTIYLNHYYLVSVLAAVMCLLPMGVAGSVDAWRAPERAAERVPAWVVWVLRVQLALVYFYGGVAKLNTDWLVHAQPLRIWLAARGDLPLLGPWLEEPWVAWAFSWAGAAFDLGVAPFLFWRRTRLLAYVVVVVFHVLTSLLFPIGIFPWLMIGLTPVFLDPGWPRRVRAAVAAGLPAMACGARTPGAGRVAIVPAERVVMSVLVLHLALQATIPLRTFVATDDVAWTEEGFRFAWRVMAMEKAGTATFRLRDPATGAVWKVDPRAELTPLQASMMATQPDMIADYARHLAADARRAGRGEVEVRADVWVSLNGRPSRRFVDPDADLARAARAPVLPRPPG; encoded by the coding sequence GTGGACGCAGCTTCGCTCGTCTTCTTTCGGGTGGCGTTCGGGACGGTGATGGCGGCGGCGGTCGTGCGGTACTTCGCGTACGGGTGGATCGACTCGTTGTTCGTGCGGCCGCGGTTCTTCTTCGCGTATCCGGGATTCGAGTGGATCCGGCCTTGGCCGGCGTGGGGGATGCATCTGCACTTCGCGGCGCTCGGGGTGCTCGCGCTGGCGATCGCCGCGGGGTGCTGCACGCGGCTCTCGCTCGCGCTCTTCGCGCTCGGGTTCACGTGGGTGCACTTGCTCGACAAGACGATCTACCTGAACCACTACTACCTGGTCAGCGTGCTCGCGGCGGTGATGTGTCTCCTGCCGATGGGCGTCGCGGGGTCGGTCGATGCGTGGCGCGCTCCGGAGCGCGCGGCGGAGCGCGTGCCGGCATGGGTGGTGTGGGTGCTGCGGGTCCAGCTCGCGCTCGTCTACTTCTACGGCGGCGTCGCGAAGCTGAACACCGACTGGCTCGTGCATGCGCAGCCGCTCCGTATCTGGCTGGCGGCGCGCGGCGACCTGCCGCTGCTCGGGCCGTGGCTGGAGGAGCCGTGGGTAGCCTGGGCGTTCAGTTGGGCGGGCGCGGCCTTCGACCTCGGCGTCGCGCCGTTCCTGTTCTGGCGGCGGACGCGGCTTCTCGCGTACGTGGTGGTCGTCGTGTTCCACGTGCTCACGAGCCTGCTCTTTCCGATCGGGATCTTTCCGTGGCTGATGATCGGGCTCACGCCCGTTTTCCTCGATCCGGGATGGCCGCGGCGCGTGCGCGCCGCCGTGGCGGCGGGGCTTCCGGCCATGGCGTGCGGGGCGCGTACGCCCGGCGCGGGACGCGTGGCGATCGTACCGGCCGAGCGCGTGGTCATGAGCGTGCTCGTGCTGCACCTCGCGCTCCAGGCGACGATCCCCCTCCGGACGTTCGTCGCGACCGACGACGTCGCGTGGACGGAAGAGGGCTTCCGCTTCGCGTGGCGCGTGATGGCGATGGAGAAGGCCGGGACCGCGACGTTTCGGCTGCGCGACCCCGCGACCGGCGCGGTCTGGAAGGTCGACCCGCGCGCCGAGTTGACGCCGCTCCAGGCGAGCATGATGGCGACCCAGCCCGACATGATCGCGGACTACGCACGCCATCTCGCCGCCGATGCGCGGCGCGCGGGTCGCGGCGAGGTCGAGGTGCGCGCCGACGTCTGGGTCTCGCTGAACGGCCGTCCGAGCCGCCGTTTCGTCGACCCCGACGCCGACCTCGCGCGGGCGGCGCGCGCGCCGGTCCTGCCGCGCCCACCAGGCTGA
- a CDS encoding iron-regulated protein — protein sequence MMKRLLVMMAAAAVLAAGCGDNDNGHGGGNGTPAPTATATPTQVTAAAVVAHYADGLHAAYQDALAGAEALRDAIDAFVEAPSQATFDAAKAAWIAARPAYQQSEIGRFYNGPIDDPETGPEGRINAWPLDENYIDYVEGAPTSGIVNDPAGFPVIDRETLAAANEDGGETNVATGYHAIEFLLWGQDRSATGPGARPFTDYVTDGTGTAENQQRRGAYLQAAADLLIDDLEQVVEAWAPGDAGNYRAEFLALDPEEALGRILTGLGTLSASELGGERLSVAFETRDQEDEHSCFSDRTRDDLANDAVGIQNGYLGRYRDLDGPGLDDLVRQVDPALDAAVQQQLAASVAAIQAIPEPFDQAILGADESPGRVAVEAAITALFTQADGLAGVADALGVSMGTGA from the coding sequence ATGATGAAGCGACTGCTCGTGATGATGGCCGCCGCCGCCGTGCTCGCGGCCGGCTGCGGTGACAACGACAACGGCCATGGCGGCGGCAACGGGACGCCGGCGCCCACGGCGACCGCGACGCCGACCCAGGTGACCGCCGCCGCCGTCGTTGCCCACTACGCCGACGGGCTCCATGCCGCCTACCAGGACGCCCTCGCGGGCGCGGAGGCGCTGCGCGATGCGATCGACGCCTTCGTCGAGGCGCCGAGCCAGGCGACGTTCGACGCCGCCAAGGCGGCGTGGATCGCGGCGCGCCCGGCCTATCAGCAGAGCGAGATCGGCCGCTTCTACAACGGGCCGATCGACGATCCCGAGACCGGCCCCGAGGGTCGCATCAACGCCTGGCCGCTCGACGAGAACTACATCGACTACGTCGAGGGCGCGCCGACGAGCGGCATCGTGAACGATCCGGCCGGGTTCCCGGTAATCGACCGGGAGACGCTCGCGGCGGCGAACGAGGACGGCGGCGAGACCAACGTCGCGACCGGCTACCACGCGATCGAATTCTTGCTCTGGGGACAGGACCGCAGCGCGACGGGGCCGGGCGCCCGGCCGTTCACCGACTACGTGACCGACGGCACCGGCACGGCGGAGAACCAGCAGCGCCGGGGCGCGTACCTGCAAGCGGCGGCGGATCTGCTCATCGACGATCTGGAGCAGGTGGTCGAAGCATGGGCGCCGGGCGACGCCGGCAACTACCGGGCCGAGTTCCTCGCCCTCGACCCCGAAGAGGCCCTCGGCCGCATCCTCACCGGGCTCGGGACGCTCAGCGCGAGCGAGCTCGGCGGCGAGCGCTTGAGCGTCGCCTTCGAGACCCGCGACCAGGAAGACGAGCATTCGTGCTTCTCCGACAGGACCCGCGACGACCTCGCGAACGACGCCGTCGGGATCCAGAACGGCTACCTCGGGCGGTACCGCGACCTCGACGGCCCGGGCCTCGACGATCTCGTGCGCCAGGTCGATCCGGCGCTCGACGCGGCGGTGCAGCAGCAGCTCGCGGCGAGCGTCGCCGCGATCCAGGCGATCCCCGAGCCGTTCGATCAGGCAATCCTGGGTGCGGACGAGAGCCCGGGGCGCGTCGCCGTGGAGGCGGCGATCACGGCGCTCTTCACGCAGGCCGACGGTCTCGCGGGCGTCGCCGACGCGCTCGGCGTGTCGATGGGCACCGGCGCATGA
- a CDS encoding FMN-binding protein, translating to MRVRRLRLAALLGMVVAACAAGRAARAAVFLAKDEALALAFPENDRIEERVVILTDAQKAEVEQRARAPLDTQLWTIHVGWKAGAVQGYAVIDSHIVRTLPETFMVVVDPDGKLRRVDVLAFHEPPEYLPTERWIGQFDGRALDGDLKLGAGIQGITGATLSAQAMTAGVRRALALVAVVVLAPDAERAAGAPVSAPEAGATPAAVPGTGR from the coding sequence GTGCGCGTTCGGCGTCTGCGGCTGGCGGCGTTGCTCGGCATGGTCGTCGCGGCGTGTGCGGCGGGCCGCGCGGCGCGCGCCGCCGTCTTCCTCGCCAAGGACGAGGCGCTGGCCCTCGCGTTTCCCGAGAACGACCGCATCGAGGAGCGGGTCGTCATCCTCACCGACGCCCAGAAGGCCGAGGTCGAGCAGCGCGCCCGCGCGCCGCTCGACACCCAGCTGTGGACGATCCACGTCGGCTGGAAGGCCGGAGCGGTGCAGGGCTACGCCGTCATCGACAGCCACATCGTCCGCACCTTGCCCGAGACGTTCATGGTGGTGGTCGATCCCGACGGCAAGCTCCGCCGGGTCGACGTGCTCGCCTTCCACGAGCCGCCCGAGTACCTCCCGACCGAGCGCTGGATCGGGCAGTTCGACGGCCGCGCGCTCGACGGCGATCTCAAGCTCGGCGCCGGCATCCAGGGCATCACCGGCGCCACGTTGAGCGCGCAAGCGATGACGGCCGGCGTGCGGCGCGCTCTGGCCCTCGTCGCGGTCGTGGTGCTCGCCCCGGACGCGGAGCGCGCGGCCGGCGCGCCCGTCTCCGCGCCGGAAGCCGGTGCCACGCCCGCCGCCGTTCCGGGGACGGGACGCTAG
- a CDS encoding thiol oxidoreductase, which yields MRLLRAAAGLDGALVCPGLAPDPRSGGDATVFDASVNAFGQPAPNLPFGERPDFFTGNALFNRNWVTAPSSTVGSDGLGPIFNAASCSACHFKDGRGRPPIADGEAFESLVVRLSVPGDDASGGSVADPRYGRQLGNRSILGVPAEGAPRLVYEERAGSYDDGAPYRLRAPHLAIDALAYGPLAPDVLTSVRTAQQIVGLGLLAAVDEATLLAHADPDDGDGDGISGRPNLVWDRRRGEPAVGRFGWKASTPTIEQQTAGAFVGDIGITSPLFESEDCTAAEAACADAPNGGVPEIDQLKLDLVTFYVTLLAVPARRDVDDPIVRRGEALFAASGCASCHVPTLATGELAGFPAVSGQTIHPYTDLLLHDLGPDLADGRPDHLASGSEWRTPPLWGLGLVLTVNDHLFLLHDGRARGFAEAVLWHGGEATSAREAFRALPADDRAALVRFLESL from the coding sequence GTGCGCCTGCTGCGCGCCGCGGCCGGGCTCGACGGCGCGCTCGTCTGTCCCGGCCTCGCGCCCGATCCGCGCTCGGGCGGTGATGCGACCGTCTTCGACGCCTCCGTGAACGCGTTCGGGCAGCCCGCGCCGAATCTGCCGTTCGGCGAGCGTCCCGACTTCTTCACCGGCAACGCGCTCTTCAATCGCAACTGGGTGACGGCGCCGTCGTCGACCGTCGGCAGCGACGGTCTCGGGCCGATCTTCAATGCCGCGTCGTGCTCGGCCTGCCACTTCAAGGACGGGCGCGGCCGGCCGCCGATCGCCGACGGCGAGGCCTTCGAGTCGCTGGTGGTGCGCTTGAGCGTCCCGGGCGACGACGCCTCCGGCGGGAGCGTGGCCGATCCGCGCTATGGGCGTCAGCTCGGCAACCGTTCCATTCTCGGCGTGCCCGCCGAGGGCGCGCCGCGCCTCGTCTACGAGGAACGCGCGGGATCGTACGACGACGGCGCGCCGTACCGCTTGCGTGCCCCGCACCTCGCGATCGACGCACTCGCCTACGGGCCCCTCGCGCCCGACGTGCTGACGTCGGTACGGACCGCGCAGCAGATCGTCGGCCTCGGCCTCCTCGCGGCGGTCGACGAGGCGACGCTCCTCGCCCACGCCGATCCAGACGACGGGGACGGCGACGGCATTTCCGGCCGGCCGAACCTCGTCTGGGACCGCCGGCGCGGCGAGCCGGCCGTCGGCCGGTTCGGCTGGAAGGCGAGCACGCCGACGATCGAGCAGCAGACGGCCGGCGCATTCGTCGGCGACATCGGCATCACGTCGCCCCTGTTCGAGTCCGAGGACTGCACGGCCGCCGAGGCCGCGTGCGCGGACGCGCCGAACGGCGGCGTGCCGGAGATCGACCAACTGAAGCTCGACCTGGTGACGTTCTACGTGACGTTGCTCGCGGTGCCGGCCCGGCGCGACGTCGATGACCCGATCGTGCGCCGCGGCGAGGCGCTCTTCGCGGCGTCGGGCTGCGCGTCCTGTCACGTGCCGACGCTCGCCACCGGCGAGCTCGCCGGATTTCCGGCGGTCTCGGGACAGACCATCCATCCGTACACCGACCTCCTGCTGCACGACCTCGGGCCGGATCTCGCCGACGGACGCCCGGACCACCTCGCGAGCGGCAGCGAGTGGCGGACGCCGCCGCTCTGGGGCCTCGGCCTCGTGCTCACGGTGAACGACCATCTCTTCCTCCTGCACGACGGGCGCGCGCGCGGCTTTGCCGAGGCCGTCCTCTGGCATGGCGGCGAGGCGACGTCCGCGCGCGAGGCGTTCCGGGCCCTTCCGGCCGACGACCGCGCCGCTCTCGTACGCTTTCTGGAATCGTTGTGA
- the metG gene encoding methionine--tRNA ligase, with translation MPTDATANGARRIYVTTPLYYVNAEPHLGSAYTILICDTIARFHRQRGYDTYFLTGTDEHGDKIAEAAAAAGEEPKAYTDRISGIFRGTWEASGLTYDRFIRTTDADHVRTVQKILQQVHDAGDIYFGSYGGLYCTGCERFYTEKELVDGKCPDHKTVPDFIEEENYFFRMGKYQERLLAAIESKPDLIRPERYRNEVLAMLREPLEDLCISRPKSRLTWGIEMPFDDRFVTYVWFDALINYVTAVQELGPERFRTLWPAAQHFIAKDILKPHAVYWPTMLMAAGLPLYDHLNVHGYWTVDGQKMSKSLGNVVRPLDMQAKYGRDAFRYVLLRESVFGLDADFREDALVTRINADLANNIGNLVSRTLSMQQKYFAGVVQPLGERTPEDAALAAAFAEAAREVETQVADLMLSRALEAILRAADHANKYIVETAPFTLAKDPATKPRVGAILHNLLEALRTTAQLAAPFVPETSGRIIELLGLPTGALRLPGAAWGAAFPAGHTVQKPVPLFPRIEP, from the coding sequence GTGCCGACTGACGCAACCGCAAACGGAGCGCGGCGCATCTACGTCACGACGCCGCTCTACTACGTGAACGCCGAGCCACATCTCGGCTCCGCGTACACGATCCTCATCTGCGACACGATCGCGCGCTTCCACCGGCAGCGCGGCTACGACACCTACTTCCTCACCGGCACCGACGAGCACGGCGACAAGATCGCCGAGGCCGCCGCGGCTGCCGGCGAGGAGCCGAAAGCCTACACCGACCGCATCAGCGGCATCTTCCGCGGCACCTGGGAAGCGAGCGGCCTCACCTACGACCGCTTCATCCGCACGACCGACGCCGACCACGTCCGCACCGTCCAGAAGATCCTGCAGCAGGTCCACGACGCCGGTGACATCTACTTCGGCAGCTACGGGGGGCTCTACTGCACGGGATGCGAGCGCTTCTACACCGAGAAGGAGCTCGTCGACGGGAAGTGCCCCGACCACAAGACCGTCCCCGACTTCATCGAGGAGGAGAACTACTTTTTCCGGATGGGGAAGTATCAGGAGCGTCTCCTGGCGGCGATCGAGTCCAAGCCCGACTTGATCCGCCCCGAGCGTTACCGGAACGAGGTGCTCGCGATGTTGCGCGAGCCGCTCGAGGACCTCTGCATCTCGCGCCCGAAGAGCCGGCTGACGTGGGGCATCGAGATGCCCTTCGACGACCGCTTCGTGACGTACGTCTGGTTCGACGCGCTCATCAACTACGTGACCGCGGTGCAGGAGCTCGGCCCCGAGCGCTTCCGGACGCTCTGGCCGGCCGCCCAGCACTTCATCGCCAAGGACATCCTGAAGCCGCACGCGGTCTACTGGCCGACGATGCTCATGGCCGCGGGCCTGCCGCTCTACGATCACTTGAACGTCCACGGCTACTGGACGGTCGACGGGCAGAAGATGTCGAAGAGTCTCGGCAACGTCGTCCGTCCGCTCGACATGCAGGCCAAGTACGGACGCGACGCCTTCCGCTACGTGCTGCTGCGCGAGAGCGTCTTCGGCCTCGACGCCGACTTCCGCGAGGACGCGCTCGTCACCCGCATCAACGCCGACCTCGCGAACAACATCGGGAACCTCGTCAGTCGGACGCTCTCGATGCAGCAGAAGTACTTCGCGGGCGTGGTGCAGCCGCTCGGCGAGCGGACGCCCGAGGACGCCGCCCTCGCCGCCGCCTTCGCCGAGGCGGCCCGCGAGGTCGAAACGCAGGTCGCAGACCTCATGCTGTCGCGCGCGCTCGAAGCGATCCTGCGCGCCGCCGACCACGCCAACAAATACATCGTCGAGACCGCGCCCTTCACGCTCGCGAAGGATCCCGCGACCAAGCCGCGGGTCGGCGCCATCCTGCACAATCTCCTCGAGGCGCTGCGGACGACGGCGCAGCTCGCGGCGCCGTTCGTCCCCGAAACGTCCGGACGCATCATCGAGCTCCTGGGCCTCCCGACCGGGGCGCTGCGGCTGCCGGGCGCGGCGTGGGGCGCGGCGTTCCCCGCCGGCCACACGGTGCAGAAGCCGGTCCCGCTCTTTCCCCGCATCGAGCCCTGA
- the holB gene encoding DNA polymerase III subunit delta' translates to MPPRRPAAPEPAPAARTPVVRFADVRGHERAIAHLRRGFEAGRLAHAFVFTGPAGVGKRMVARALAAGLHCDTTPFAACGACTACRTIAAGTHPDVRIVTGPLEGKRDISIEQVRDLQRELGFRSLSRHPKVGIIDDAHLLTAQAQNALLKTLEEPNGDSVLVLVAVQQSVLLPTILSRCQRVGFGPLPTADVVAILERHGRTAADARALAAYANGSPGVALGLDPDFFGRRRRELLAALAGLRGAGFKQLTDFAQTLASEEKDPTAVLALVASWHRDLLRRAVLGADAELQNADLVDAVGAPDVARSLRNLETTYATMRALRQNANRNLALVQMLMRLE, encoded by the coding sequence ATGCCGCCCCGCCGCCCCGCCGCGCCCGAGCCGGCACCCGCCGCGCGCACCCCCGTCGTACGCTTCGCCGACGTCCGGGGCCACGAGCGCGCGATCGCGCATCTCCGCCGCGGCTTCGAAGCAGGCCGCCTCGCGCACGCGTTCGTGTTCACGGGACCCGCAGGGGTCGGCAAGCGCATGGTCGCGCGCGCCCTCGCGGCCGGCCTGCACTGCGACACCACGCCGTTCGCGGCCTGCGGCGCCTGCACCGCCTGCCGGACGATCGCCGCCGGCACCCATCCCGACGTGCGCATCGTCACCGGGCCGCTCGAGGGCAAGCGCGACATCTCGATCGAGCAGGTGCGCGACCTGCAGCGCGAGCTCGGCTTCCGCTCGCTCTCCCGCCATCCGAAGGTGGGGATCATCGACGACGCGCACCTCCTCACCGCGCAGGCGCAGAACGCCCTCTTGAAGACGCTCGAGGAGCCGAACGGCGACAGCGTGCTCGTGCTGGTCGCGGTCCAGCAATCGGTGCTGCTGCCGACGATCCTGTCGCGCTGCCAGCGCGTGGGCTTCGGGCCGCTCCCAACCGCGGACGTCGTCGCGATCCTCGAGCGCCACGGCCGGACCGCCGCCGATGCGCGCGCGCTCGCCGCCTATGCGAACGGCAGCCCCGGCGTCGCCCTCGGGCTCGATCCCGACTTCTTCGGCCGGCGGCGCCGCGAGCTGCTGGCGGCGCTCGCGGGGCTCCGCGGCGCCGGCTTCAAGCAGCTCACGGACTTCGCCCAGACGCTCGCCAGCGAGGAGAAGGATCCGACGGCGGTGCTGGCGCTCGTCGCGTCGTGGCACCGCGACCTCTTGCGCCGGGCCGTGCTCGGCGCCGACGCCGAGCTGCAGAACGCCGACCTCGTCGACGCGGTCGGCGCACCCGACGTCGCGCGCAGTCTTCGCAATCTCGAAACGACGTATGCTACGATGCGTGCCCTTCGTCAGAACGCCAACCGCAATCTGGCCCTCGTCCAGATGCTGATGCGCCTCGAGTGA
- the tmk gene encoding dTMP kinase, giving the protein MSPPSRARGCLITVEGIDGAGKSTQVERLAALLAGRGHRLVTTREPGATPLGRELRRMVLGRELALAPDAELFLFLADRAEHVATVITPALAEGAVVLCDRFTDSTMAYQGHGRSRDLARVRRWNAESAAGVVPDLTLLLDCPIELGAERRHRETDRYQALDRAFHERVRAGFLAEAAAASGRVHRIDASRALSDVSAEVARVTVAWLDAHGFRAAAASASA; this is encoded by the coding sequence GTGAGTCCACCGAGCCGAGCCCGCGGGTGCCTGATCACGGTCGAGGGAATCGACGGCGCCGGGAAGAGTACGCAGGTCGAGCGGCTGGCGGCGCTCCTCGCCGGCCGCGGCCATCGCCTGGTGACCACCCGCGAGCCGGGCGCGACGCCGCTCGGGCGCGAGCTCCGCCGCATGGTGCTCGGCCGCGAACTCGCCCTCGCGCCCGACGCCGAGCTCTTCCTCTTCCTCGCCGACCGCGCCGAGCACGTCGCGACCGTGATCACGCCCGCCCTCGCCGAAGGCGCGGTCGTGCTCTGCGACCGCTTCACGGACTCGACCATGGCGTACCAGGGACACGGCCGCAGCCGCGACCTCGCGCGCGTCCGCCGCTGGAACGCCGAGAGCGCCGCCGGCGTGGTCCCGGACCTCACGCTCCTCCTCGACTGCCCGATCGAGCTCGGCGCCGAGCGCCGCCACCGTGAGACCGACCGCTACCAGGCGCTCGACCGGGCCTTCCACGAGCGCGTCCGCGCCGGATTCCTCGCCGAGGCGGCGGCGGCATCCGGACGCGTCCATCGCATCGACGCGAGCCGCGCGCTCTCCGACGTCAGCGCGGAGGTCGCGCGCGTGACGGTCGCCTGGCTCGACGCCCACGGCTTCCGCGCCGCGGCCGCCTCGGCGAGCGCCTGA
- a CDS encoding TatD family hydrolase, translated as METSSDDGGVTARPRAAGWRPPATVVPLVDSHCHLDQDAFADDRDAVIARARAAGVGRMITVGAGGPLASNHAAVAIAERDPGIFAAVAVHPHDASDVTDDTWNELRRLWAHPKVVAVGETGLDYYYEHSPADVQQRHLRRFVREAGRVDLPLVIHCRDAFPDLLRIFAEEEAAAVGGVIHCFSGTPAEAEACLTLGFALSFSGIVTFKTADRLREVVRLTPRDRILVETDAPFLAPIPHRGRRNEPALVRQVVDEVARVLEVDVAEAARLTVANTERAFRLPAPR; from the coding sequence ATGGAAACCTCCAGTGACGACGGCGGCGTGACGGCACGGCCGCGCGCCGCCGGCTGGCGGCCGCCCGCGACGGTGGTGCCGCTCGTCGACTCACACTGCCATCTCGACCAGGACGCCTTCGCCGACGACCGCGACGCGGTGATCGCCCGCGCCCGCGCCGCCGGCGTCGGCCGCATGATCACGGTCGGCGCCGGGGGGCCGCTCGCGAGCAACCACGCCGCCGTCGCGATCGCCGAGCGCGACCCCGGCATCTTCGCCGCCGTCGCCGTCCACCCGCACGACGCGAGCGACGTCACCGACGACACCTGGAACGAGCTCCGCCGCCTCTGGGCGCACCCGAAGGTCGTCGCGGTCGGCGAGACCGGCCTCGACTACTACTACGAGCACTCCCCGGCCGACGTACAGCAGCGACACCTGCGCCGCTTCGTTCGCGAGGCGGGACGCGTCGACCTGCCGCTCGTCATCCATTGTCGCGACGCCTTCCCCGACCTGCTCCGCATCTTCGCCGAGGAAGAGGCGGCGGCGGTCGGCGGGGTGATCCACTGCTTCAGCGGCACGCCCGCGGAAGCCGAGGCGTGCCTGACGCTCGGCTTCGCTCTCTCGTTCTCCGGGATCGTGACCTTCAAGACCGCCGACCGGCTGCGCGAAGTGGTGCGTCTCACCCCGCGCGACCGCATCCTCGTCGAGACCGACGCGCCGTTCCTGGCACCGATCCCGCACCGCGGGAGGCGCAACGAGCCCGCGCTCGTGCGGCAGGTCGTGGACGAGGTCGCGCGCGTCCTCGAGGTCGACGTCGCCGAGGCGGCGCGGCTCACGGTCGCCAACACCGAGCGCGCGTTCCGACTGCCGGCGCCGCGCTGA
- a CDS encoding DUF3138 family protein produces MKNRRIVAWSLLVVLLAAQTGIVPAFAADDPRIRAYQEQLDRMQKEMEDMRARLRALEAERGTPSRAPKGAAAPAATAPAASPSAQEVTAGAAAEQDRKIGVLATEVDRLKRALVLPEHKELKSVYGLGPAASKVYQVDRGLSIGGYGEYNFQKYVSDQQGKRDRFDVLRFVLYTGYKFTDRILMNAEIEFEHALIGEETVSSDSGAVEVEFAYLDFMLWQQLNVRAGLLLVPMGFINEVHEPPFFHGVLRPEVERSIIPTTWREGGVGFFGTLAPGLEYRAYLMNSLNAAGYESKGIRDGRQSGNRAVAEDLAGTMRLDYTPFAGTMVGASFFAGNTGQNGEFDGDKPNAFTLLWEAHAQARYRGLELRVLGAMTSIDDADTLSRAAEETIAEDIFGFYAEAAYDVLPLVLPDTTQYLSPFFRYEIFDTQDKVPRGFARVPGNDVQLYTVGLDYKPHPQVVLKLEYRNFNAGGGKPRADEVNLGAGFVF; encoded by the coding sequence ATGAAGAATCGTCGTATCGTCGCGTGGTCGCTCTTGGTCGTCCTCCTCGCCGCCCAGACGGGGATCGTGCCGGCGTTCGCCGCCGACGATCCGCGCATCCGCGCCTATCAGGAGCAGCTCGATCGCATGCAGAAGGAGATGGAGGACATGCGTGCGCGCCTGCGGGCGCTCGAAGCGGAGCGGGGCACGCCGAGCCGTGCGCCGAAGGGAGCGGCGGCGCCCGCGGCGACCGCCCCCGCGGCGTCCCCATCCGCGCAGGAGGTGACGGCCGGGGCGGCCGCCGAGCAGGATCGCAAGATCGGCGTCCTCGCGACGGAGGTGGATCGTCTCAAGCGTGCCCTTGTCCTCCCCGAGCACAAGGAGCTCAAGAGCGTCTACGGCCTCGGCCCGGCGGCGTCGAAGGTCTACCAGGTCGACCGCGGCCTCTCGATCGGCGGCTACGGGGAGTACAACTTCCAGAAGTACGTGAGCGATCAGCAAGGGAAGCGCGATCGCTTCGACGTCCTGCGCTTCGTCCTGTACACCGGCTACAAGTTCACCGATCGCATCCTGATGAACGCGGAGATCGAGTTCGAGCACGCGCTCATCGGCGAGGAGACCGTCAGCTCCGACAGCGGCGCGGTCGAGGTCGAGTTCGCGTACCTCGACTTCATGCTCTGGCAACAGCTGAACGTGCGCGCCGGTCTCCTCCTCGTCCCGATGGGCTTCATCAACGAGGTGCACGAGCCGCCGTTCTTCCACGGCGTCCTCCGTCCGGAGGTGGAGCGCTCGATCATCCCGACGACCTGGCGCGAGGGCGGCGTCGGCTTCTTCGGAACCCTGGCGCCCGGGCTCGAGTATCGCGCCTACCTCATGAACAGCCTGAACGCCGCCGGCTACGAGTCGAAGGGCATTCGCGACGGGAGGCAGAGCGGCAACCGCGCCGTCGCCGAGGACCTCGCCGGCACGATGCGCCTCGATTACACGCCCTTCGCGGGGACCATGGTCGGCGCGTCCTTCTTCGCCGGCAACACCGGCCAGAACGGCGAGTTCGACGGTGACAAGCCGAATGCCTTCACGCTGCTCTGGGAGGCGCACGCGCAGGCCCGGTACCGGGGCCTCGAGCTCCGCGTGCTCGGCGCGATGACCTCGATCGACGACGCCGACACGCTGAGCCGCGCCGCCGAGGAGACGATCGCCGAGGACATCTTCGGCTTCTACGCCGAGGCCGCGTACGACGTCCTTCCGCTCGTCCTTCCGGACACGACGCAGTACCTCTCGCCGTTCTTCCGCTACGAGATCTTCGACACGCAGGACAAGGTGCCGCGGGGCTTCGCCCGCGTGCCGGGGAACGACGTCCAGCTCTACACTGTCGGCCTCGACTACAAGCCGCACCCGCAGGTCGTCTTGAAGCTCGAGTACCGCAACTTCAACGCGGGCGGCGGCAAGCCGCGCGCCGACGAGGTCAACCTCGGCGCGGGATTCGTGTTCTGA